The Caulifigura coniformis genome includes a region encoding these proteins:
- a CDS encoding (2Fe-2S)-binding protein, with amino-acid sequence MELDDPVCYCFHVSKRKVLNFLRVHQPRRASGLSECGGAGTGCGWCIATLKRYFETAQRGSELEEGMTRAQYEAERAAYIRAGKGRPAPGAIPLPAEQSPPASG; translated from the coding sequence ATGGAACTCGATGATCCCGTCTGCTACTGCTTCCACGTGTCGAAGCGGAAGGTGCTGAATTTCCTCCGCGTCCATCAGCCGCGACGAGCCAGCGGCCTGAGCGAGTGCGGGGGCGCCGGCACCGGCTGTGGATGGTGCATCGCCACCCTGAAGCGCTACTTCGAGACGGCCCAGCGCGGCAGTGAACTGGAGGAAGGGATGACGCGCGCCCAGTATGAGGCCGAACGCGCCGCATACATTCGAGCCGGTAAAGGCCGCCCGGCCCCGGGCGCCATCCCGCTTCCTGCCGAGCAGTCGCCGCCGGCATCCGGCTGA
- the motA gene encoding flagellar motor stator protein MotA → MGVILGCIVVIGCVLGGFMMAGGHVMALFHPSEVVTIGGAALGALIINTPPKVVMDLIKGTLGLLKGNAYGKQTYIELFKLMYEMFKIGRRDGLLAWDAHLNDPHASAVFSKYPRIVNNHHVSDFLTGSLLAVTDGSATPEQLIAQMDQEIKVMEDEHHAAIAALSKTADALPGFGIVAAVLGIVVTMEAVSGPVEEIGHKVGAALVGTFLGILASYGFLAPLAGRMEFAGHDESAFLRTITNAILAFHAGGSPKGIIGQLRRTVATDCRPTREEMEEIFSEA, encoded by the coding sequence ATGGGCGTCATCCTTGGTTGTATCGTCGTGATCGGGTGCGTTCTCGGTGGCTTCATGATGGCCGGCGGGCACGTCATGGCGTTATTCCACCCCTCGGAAGTGGTGACGATCGGCGGGGCGGCGCTGGGCGCGCTGATCATCAATACGCCTCCCAAGGTTGTGATGGACCTCATCAAGGGGACCCTCGGGCTGCTGAAGGGGAACGCCTACGGCAAGCAGACGTACATCGAGCTGTTCAAGCTGATGTACGAGATGTTCAAGATCGGCCGGCGCGATGGCCTTCTGGCATGGGACGCACACCTCAACGATCCCCATGCAAGCGCCGTGTTTTCCAAGTATCCCCGGATCGTCAACAACCACCATGTGAGCGACTTCCTCACGGGGTCGCTGCTGGCGGTGACCGACGGAAGCGCCACTCCTGAACAGCTGATCGCCCAGATGGATCAGGAAATCAAGGTGATGGAGGATGAACACCACGCGGCGATCGCGGCCCTCTCCAAGACGGCCGACGCACTGCCGGGGTTCGGAATCGTGGCGGCCGTGCTCGGCATCGTGGTCACGATGGAAGCGGTGAGCGGTCCGGTCGAAGAGATCGGCCACAAGGTCGGTGCGGCCCTCGTCGGAACGTTCCTCGGGATTCTCGCGTCCTATGGGTTCCTGGCGCCGCTGGCGGGGCGGATGGAGTTCGCCGGCCACGATGAATCAGCGTTCCTGCGGACGATTACCAATGCGATCCTCGCGTTCCACGCGGGCGGATCGCCGAAAGGAATCATCGGGCAGCTGCGCCGGACGGTGGCGACCGACTGCCGGCCGACGCGAGAAGAGATGGAAGAGATCTTCAGCGAAGCGTAG
- a CDS encoding flagellar motor protein MotB: protein MAGKGGGAWKVAYADFVTAMMAFFLVMWLVTQDKKVKEAVARYFTDPVGFYQIGSTKNPSVSGAMFDSEVHGQVPGKKYQISGSGRGAHVDRGQGEVETTAVTDWIHSNPDQAAYWAQQAQRQREAASQSQMVKDKVITVEEATRIQLAKQIEREMLDQLPVEIDPLYRELVKTSMEYVDWRSVADHCLSRK, encoded by the coding sequence ATGGCGGGCAAGGGAGGCGGCGCATGGAAGGTCGCCTATGCCGACTTCGTGACGGCCATGATGGCCTTCTTCCTCGTGATGTGGCTCGTCACGCAGGATAAGAAGGTGAAGGAAGCCGTCGCCCGCTATTTCACGGATCCGGTTGGCTTCTACCAGATCGGCTCGACCAAGAATCCGTCCGTCTCGGGCGCGATGTTCGATTCGGAAGTGCACGGGCAGGTGCCGGGCAAGAAATACCAGATCTCCGGTTCCGGCCGCGGGGCGCATGTGGACCGCGGTCAGGGGGAAGTGGAAACGACGGCAGTCACCGACTGGATCCATTCGAATCCGGACCAGGCGGCCTACTGGGCGCAGCAGGCGCAGCGACAACGGGAGGCGGCGAGCCAGTCGCAAATGGTGAAAGACAAGGTGATCACCGTGGAGGAAGCGACGCGGATCCAGTTGGCAAAGCAGATCGAACGTGAAATGCTGGACCAACTTCCGGTCGAGATCGATCCCCTGTACCGGGAACTGGTCAAGACGTCGATGGAGTACGTCGATTGGCGCTCGGTTGCGGACCACTGCCTGAGCCGCAAGTAG
- a CDS encoding transposase, translated as MPRRRTIIAPGEYYHLYNRGVNREPVFFGRDNYLFFLKRLRRFLFDEQQVADPSVCGSVTRPVEVVAYCLMPNHYHLLVHLNGDDLSDRMQSLSQAYTNAINRARGRVGPLFQGRFESRHVERDEYFLHLSRYIHLNPVVAGLVSRAEDWEFSSYRDYSNWRAGDLPSREAVLRSFESGDAYCRFVNGGTPVLPGVCTRLAIDDD; from the coding sequence ATACCGAGAAGAAGGACGATCATTGCGCCGGGCGAGTACTACCACCTCTACAACCGTGGCGTGAATCGCGAACCGGTCTTCTTCGGACGCGATAACTACTTGTTCTTCCTGAAACGACTGCGGCGGTTCCTGTTCGATGAACAACAGGTGGCCGACCCGAGTGTCTGCGGCTCCGTGACTCGACCTGTCGAGGTTGTTGCCTATTGCCTGATGCCCAACCACTATCACCTGCTGGTTCATCTGAATGGCGACGATCTATCGGATCGAATGCAGTCGCTGTCGCAGGCCTACACCAACGCGATCAACCGAGCTCGGGGTCGCGTCGGGCCGTTGTTTCAGGGGCGATTTGAATCGCGTCACGTCGAACGAGACGAGTATTTCCTTCACCTTTCCCGCTACATCCACCTGAATCCCGTTGTGGCGGGGCTGGTGAGCCGTGCGGAAGACTGGGAATTCTCGAGCTACCGCGACTACTCGAACTGGCGCGCCGGCGATCTACCGTCGCGGGAAGCGGTTCTTCGATCGTTCGAGTCGGGCGACGCATACTGTCGGTTTGTGAACGGGGGGACGCCTGTTCTTCCCGGTGTGTGTACTCGACTGGCAATTGATGACGATTGA